CGGGATGCCGACGGCGAGCGGACCTTCGACTTCTACCGGCCGCCCGCCGCCGACCTGCTCTACCGGCTCGAGCACCTGCCGGCGGGGATCTTCGCCGAACCGGCGATCCTGCACCTGTGCAGCAACAGCCTCACCGAGCCGGCCATCGCCGACACCACCCTGGCCATGGCGGAAATGGCCGCCCGGGCCGGCTGCCTGGTCAGCGTCGACGCCAACCTGCGCCACAATCTCTGGGCCGAGGGCCGCGCGGACCCCGCCCTGGTCACCCGGCTGCTCGACGCCGCCGACCTGCTCAAGCTGTCCCGGGAAGAGCTCGACTTCCTGCGCGGCGACCACCCCGAGGCGAACTGGCTGGCCGAACGCCTGGCGGCGGGGGTCAAGCTCGCCGTGATCACCGACGGCGGCGGCGACGTGCGCGCCCTGGGCGCCGGGCTGTCGCTGGCCGTCACCCCGCCGGCGGTGGAGCCGGTGGACACCACGGCCGGCGGCGACGCCTTTATCGGCGGGCTGCTGGCCGGCCTTTCCGAGCACGGCTTCGAGGAGGGCTGGCACCGCGACAGCGATCGCCTCGAGGCGGCGCTGGCCTTCGCCTGCCGCTGCGGCGCCCATGCCGTCACCCGCCCCGGCGCCTACGTCGCCCTGCCCACCCGCGACGACCTCGCCGCTAGCGTCGCCTGAGGCCCGACGCCCGGCTCAGGCCGGGCGCCGCTTCAGGCTGCGCGGGATGACCTCCCGCCCGGGGTGGTAGTCGCCTCGCGAGGCCGCCAGGGCACAGCGCAGGGTCGCCGCCGCGATGCGCACGTGATCCTGCACCGCCGAGTTGACCGGCAACGGCAGGAAGTCGAGCAGCCGGCTGTCGCCGAAGGTGGCCAGGCGCAGCCCGGGCGGCAGCCCCCCGGCCTCCAGCAGGGTGTCCAGGACCCCGTCGAGCAGCGAGTAGGAGGCCGTGACCAGGGCGTCCGGCGCACCGTGCTCGTCGAGCAGCTCGCGCATCAGCCGTGCGCCCTCGGCGCGGTCGTAGCGCTCCCCGCCCAGCATGATCACCTCCCGCTCGCGACCGTCGAGGGCCTGCTGGAAGCCGGCGCGGCGCTCCTGGCTGATCGATAGCCAGGGCACCGCATCCAGCCAGGCGATGCGCGACACCGAGGCGTCCAGCACCGACCGGGTCAACTGGTCGGCGGCCTCGGCATCGTTGCTGACCACGCTGGCGAAGCGGCGCGGGTCGAAG
The Halomonas sp. M4R1S46 DNA segment above includes these coding regions:
- a CDS encoding carbohydrate kinase family protein is translated as MLPVIAFGEALVDMLSSRLGDADDGTPETFTPYAGGAPANVAVACARLGAPSRFLGMLGDDHFGDFLAVELAAQGVDLSGVARTREARTALAFVSRDADGERTFDFYRPPAADLLYRLEHLPAGIFAEPAILHLCSNSLTEPAIADTTLAMAEMAARAGCLVSVDANLRHNLWAEGRADPALVTRLLDAADLLKLSREELDFLRGDHPEANWLAERLAAGVKLAVITDGGGDVRALGAGLSLAVTPPAVEPVDTTAGGDAFIGGLLAGLSEHGFEEGWHRDSDRLEAALAFACRCGAHAVTRPGAYVALPTRDDLAASVA
- the cra gene encoding catabolite repressor/activator; translation: MTLAEIARLAGVSRTTASYVINGQAGERRISRETVDRVMAVVRQHRYRVDPQAAALRRGSSRTLGLIIPDLENATYARLAKLMERGAREQGYQLLIAGSDDRPEAERDLALALRAQRCEVLIIASCLSMEDPFYAELQAEGLPVVAVDRGFDPRRFASVVSNDAEAADQLTRSVLDASVSRIAWLDAVPWLSISQERRAGFQQALDGREREVIMLGGERYDRAEGARLMRELLDEHGAPDALVTASYSLLDGVLDTLLEAGGLPPGLRLATFGDSRLLDFLPLPVNSAVQDHVRIAAATLRCALAASRGDYHPGREVIPRSLKRRPA